The Euphorbia lathyris chromosome 2, ddEupLath1.1, whole genome shotgun sequence genome includes a window with the following:
- the LOC136218305 gene encoding putative DUF21 domain-containing protein At1g03270: MLLVNSQTLARTMLPIDDIVSASDDIQFGNVWWFVYAGISCFLVLFAGIMSGLTLGLMSLGLVDLEILQRSGSPTEKKQAAIILPVVKKQHQLLVTLLLCNACAMEALPIYLDRIFHPFVAVLLSVTFVLAFGEVIPQAICSRYGLYVGANFVWLVRILMIICYPISYPIGKVLDVLLGHNDVLFRRAQLKALVSIHSQEAGKGGELTHDETTIISGALDLTLKTAQEAMTPIESTFSLNVNSKLDWEAIGKILARGHSRVPVYSGSPKNIIGLLLVKSLLTVRAESETPISAVSIRRIPRVPSDMPLYDILNEFQKGSSHMAAVIKVHAMNKTLQPVNGEKFKENKFTNQDYQLNAPLLVKHDNNSESVLIDVEKTARSITKQKQTPEHNGSATKSTRSTEDIEDGEVIGIITLEDVFEELLQEEIVDETDVYIDVHKRIRVAAAAAAASLVSRAPSNRMLTSQKPAGQIPKKSGR; this comes from the exons ATGCTGCTGGTGAATTCCCAAACTCTTGCAAGGACTATGTTGCCCATAGATGACATCGTTTCCGCCTCCGATGACATCCAATTCGGAAATGTTTGGTGGTTTGTCTACGCCGGCATCTCCTGCTTCCTTGTCCTCTTCGCCGGGATTATGTCCGGCCTCACCTTGGGCTTGATGTCTCTGGGTCTCGTTGATCTTGAAATTCTACAGAGAAGTGGTTCCCCCACTGAGAAGAAGCAAGCTG CTATTATACTACCAGTTGTTAAAAAGCAACACCAACTTCTTGTAACTCTTCTTCTATGTAACGCTTGTGCTATGGAG GCCCTTCCTATATACCTGGATAGAATTTTTCATCCCTTTGTTGCTGTTCTGCTCTCTGTTACATTTGTCCTTGCATTTGGTGAG GTCATTCCTCAAGCCATATGTTCAAGATATGGACTCTATGTTGGCGCGAACTTTGTGTGGTTGGTGCGTATTTTGATGATAATCTGTTATCCCATTTCTTACCCTATAGGGAAG GTCCTTGATGTTCTACTAGGACACaatgatgttctgtttaggcgAGCTCAGCTAAAGGCACTTGTCTCTATCCATAGTCAAGAG GCTGGCAAAGGAGGTGAACTCACACATGATGAGACAACAATTATTAGTGGAGCACTAGATCTAACTTTGAAG ACAGCACAGGAGGCAATGACACCCATTGAATCAACATTTTCTTTGAAtgtcaattcaaaattggaCTG GGAAGCAATTGGGAAAATCCTTGCAAGAGGTCATAGCCGTGTTCCAGTTTATTCTGGAAGCCCAAAGAACATTATTGGGCTCCTTCTG GTGAAAAGTTTGCTTACCGTGCGGGCAGAATCTGAGACTCCAATCAGCGCAGTTTCCATCCGGAGGATTCCAAG GGTTCCATCAGACATGCCTTTGTATGATATCCTTAATGAGTTTCAGAAGGGAAGCAGTCATATGGCAGCTGTGATCAAGGTGCATGCAATGAACAAGACTTTGCAGCCTGTCAATGGAGAGAAATTCAAGGAAAACAAATTCACAAATCAGGATTATCAGTTAAATGCACCTTTGCTAGTGAAGCATGACAATAATTCAGAAAGTGTCCTAATTGATGTGGAGAAAACTGCAAGGTCTATCACCAAGCAAAAGCAAACACCTGAACATAATGGTTCAGCTACTAAAAGCACTCGTTCAACAGAAGATATTGAAGATGGAGAAGTCATTGGTATTATCACACTTGAGGATGTTTTTGAAGAACTTCTGCAA GAGGAAATTGTTGACGAGACAGATGTATATATCGATGTGCATAAAAG GATACGTGTGGcggctgctgctgctgctgcttctTTAGTCTCCCGAGCCCCATCCAACCGAATGCTGACCAGTCAAAAGCCTGCA GGCCAAATCCCAAAGAAGTCAGGACGATGA
- the LOC136218307 gene encoding small polypeptide DEVIL 14 gives MAAATPFSIRSMKVRPWERCSKQIRQQRTRLYIIWRCAVMLLCWHD, from the coding sequence ATGGCAGCAGCAACTCCATTCTCAATCAGGAGTATGAAGGTAAGACCATGGGAGCGATGTTCAAAGCAAATTAGACAGCAAAGAACCAGGCTTTATATCATATGGAGATGTGCTGTTATGCTTCTTTGTTGGCATGATTAG
- the LOC136218306 gene encoding uncharacterized protein, with protein MGFKGVYRSLMELFPQVDSRILKAVAIEHPKNAELAVEVVISEVLPNLSQHAAVGSPLHKVRGSSSISNGSAEDEELANSLRNHQVGLEKTISTSVESRSIANNDAYKTANAVFVSDSTTVFSSGTAVDSNQLQGNIESEELILLVRCPNKEDSSKSGSSQTPEVISSALPCEEIAGPERTETNVPAIFGKCQDIDTRVEQDSTSQIISTSLELKRGDSDGSLTSDYADLKEFDGSSSDQLDEFLGGRSPQTELCSDGMNSQNSVVEEALNPVEGDLCSSNLSHDIKIDILEDIIEAAKNHKTTMFLEVESIMTKMREVELQEKIAEQAQEEAASAGLETLSKVEQLKQMLAHAKEANDMHAGEVHGEKSILATEVKELQARLLSLSDERDKALAILDEMDQTLEARLAAAYELKKTAEMQKLEKEESARSALAEQEAIMEKVVQESKILQQEAEENSKLREFLVDRGHVVDTLQGEISVICHDVRLLKEKFDERVPLSKSISSNQTSCILASSCSSAKSMASDQILQHRETLMSPNKHRSPASSIDGRSPASSVKGKSSNSEQKDTLINFDEDDWEFFE; from the exons ATGGGTTTCAAAGGAGTTTATCGAAGCTTGATGGAACTGTTTCCCCAG GTCGATTCACGCATTTTAAAGGCTGTTGCAATTGAGCACCCCAAAAATGCTGAATTAGCTGTTGAAGTTGTTATTTCAGAGGTTCTTCCTAATCTTTCACAGCATGCTGCGGTTGGTAGCCCTCTCCACAAGGTCCGCGGTTCCAGTAGCATTTCAAACGGAAGTG CTGAAGATGAGGAGCTGGCCAATTCATTGCGAAATCACCAAGTTGGTTTAGAAAAAACTATTAGCACTTCTGTGGAATCAAGATCAATAGCCAATAATGATGCCTATAAAACTGCAAATGCTGTATTTGTTTCTGATTCAACTACCGTGTTTTCATCTGGCACGGCTGTTGACTCTAATCAGTTGCAAGGTAATATTGAAAGTGAGGAATTAATATTGTTGGTGAGATGTCCAAATAAAGAAGATAGTTCCAAGTCTGGTAGCAGTCAGACTCCCGAAGTGATATCAAGTGCATTACCCTGTGAAGAAATTGCTGGCCCAGAAAGAACTGAAACTAATGTCCCAGCTATATTTGGTAAATGTCAGGACATTGATACCAGAGTTGAGCAAGACTCCACTTCCCAAATCATATCAACTAGTTTGGAACTGAAAAGGGGAGATTCTGATGGCAGCTTGACTAGCGATTATGCTGACCTTAAAGAGTTTGATGGCTCTTCATCTGATCAACTTGATGAGTTTCTCGGTGGAAGAAGCCCTCAAACTGAGTTATGTTCAGATGGCATGAATTCACAAAATTCTGTGGTTGAAGAGGCACTGAATCCTGTTGAAGGTGATCTTTGCAGCTCGAACCTCAGTCATGATATCAAAATTGATATTCTTGAAGACATTATTGAAGCTGCTAAAAACCACAAG ACTACAATGTTTTTGGAAGTAGAGTCTATCATGACTAAGATGAGAGAAGTTGAACTTCAAGAAAAAATTGCAGAACAAGCCCAAGAGGAAGCTGCTAGTGCAGGCTTGGAGACACTAAGCAAGGTGGAGCAACTCAAACAGATGCTGGCACATGCAAAAGAGGCAAATGACATG CATGCTGGGGAAGTTCATGGGGAGAAGTCTATTCTAGCAACTGAAGTGAAGGAGCTGCAGGCTCGCCTTCTCAGCTTGTCTGATGAAAGAGATAAAGCCCTTGCAATTCTTGATGAG ATGGATCAAACTCTAGAAGCACGACTAGCTGCGGCTTATGAGCTAAAGAAAACTGCTGAGATGCAGAAGCTAGAAAAGGAAGAATCTGCACGCAGTGCTCTTGCTGAGCAAGAAGCCATCATGGAGAAGGTGGTGCAGGAGTCCAAGATCTTACAACAGGAGGCGGAGGAGAATTCCAAG CTGCGTGAGTTTCTTGTGGACCGTGGTCATGTTGTTGATACACTACA gGGGGAAATTTCTGTTATATGTCATGATGTGAGATTGCTGAAAGAGAAATTTGATGAGCgagttccattgagcaaatcaaTTTCATCGAACCAAACTAGTTGCATCTTAGCCTCTTCATGTTCATCTGCTAAAAGCATGGCATCTGATCAAATTCTTCAGCACAGGGAGACATTAATGAGCCCCAATAAACATAGAAGCCCTGCATCTTCTATTGATGGTCGGTCACCTGCTAGCAGTGTAAAAGGGAAGAGCTCGAACTCTGAACAAAAAGATACATTGATAAATTTTGATGAAGATGACTGGGAGTTCTTTGAATGA